gcattaatgatgaatatatgtatactaaaatattatatatacatggtcttagtctctaaaaatacttttcattttgttttgtagatctgtaatgatataggagTTGTGGAATAGCAAGGACAAACTGTAACGCTgctacaatatcaacaaaactggaaatacataatattatataatacacttgtaatattattctaatatttaaataataaatattttagtgttattagaattgatttcaacttaggttattgctaattatttagtatttatatgccattttcattttCACTTTGTTGGCagaagcacataaaacattacagacatttgtttaattaaaataatatattaattatattgctcaaaaatgaacaatctgagaggtgtagaaaccagatatttgaaatcagctcgaAATTCTGATCTAGGTaccactcttatcacatagcccaccttcaaaaggaataaatcactttttttgacagctttttgatgccctcctgctctactatatGTCACTTGCACACGTTTGCATTGTATGAGAAATACACTTAAGCAATGGAATAAAACTATGGTGCTTGATCAGCAGTACTCACCAGCTCTGATTGGCCGATATCGAGGAGTTTGAAACTTGTCCAGCAATGATATAACAGTACAGATGCTACCCAGTGTGAATATTAACACCAGGTAACAAACTTTTTCTATGAGGCGACAATAGAAGCAGTAGTATAGCCATGGGATAAATGATCCAACAGTGAGTATTGATATACCACAGTAGTCCAGTCTGTAAGCAAATAAGAGAAGATCTTAATAATGAGAGGAGACTATCTAAACTCTAAAGCTTGCAGCACATCCAAAAGAGCCTTCAAAGTAATGATGCACAACTTTGATtacatccatatatatatatgtatttctcaaagtccgtctatatgtcggaaatccggctattgatcttaaaatcttggaataactATTTCGTACCaaagaggatttgatctcggacccagGCGGTCACCAGTCTTACGCCTAGCCCACTGGGCTACAGATGTCGAATTGCAAGCCTGCCAAAATAAGATATTTTTTATGGCAAGCCTGCCAcaatatcagagcaatacctaactgctttacgtatgacgcggatcatagcataacgtcacgagaagctgttcgctcacattatcaaactggctaatagcaaaactctcactacttctcattgtttataagacaatgatattttttctcatgatatgcagttatGTAGTAATGAAATATGTAGTGATATGTAGTGATATGTAGTGACGaaatttagaatggcaaatgttgtaatatgttaaatacaaatcaattttctgtccaaatactcttctattacacgggcaacgccgggtggcacagctagtacaaatatatatactaaaactgCAAAGAGTAATCAACCAGTGAACGCCATACTACACAAACCATATAATATTGGTATCCGATATTTCAAAATGAAATGAGACAAAGCCGCTAAACGATATACTCCTAACTATGTACTCCCACATTGTGAGTTTTCGAAACTATTCGAAAGAAAAAATTGTTCgaaatttaaaaatactaaaGTGTTAAAAATAGCACAGCCTTTATCAAGGAAAATGAATACCTAAATTATCAAACATTGCTTCAACATTAATTAATGAAAGTACTTTGGACTCACTTATTGAAGAATTTTCCCACTTTACTAGAATGACAGGCAACAGTGTGAAAAATCCAGGAAAAGCCTAAGCAAATGATGGCCCCAACGAAAAAAGCTGAAAATACAGCTTTTTCTTCCCAAGCAACTTCGTCATTTGGTCGAGATATGAAGAAGCTAGAAATCCCAATAAACGCAACCATACCTATAAGAAATAGCAAACAATTACTAACAAAGTTGTATTAAAAAGTATAACAAAATTACTTGCAAGAACACGCGCCCTCAACACTTCACTCGATGTACCAATGTTTGATTTAATCCAAACTCTAGCAAACAATATACATTCAAACAACAGTTTGCGATCATGTTTACATCCCATTCGAATTATGATGTGAAATTTAGGCCAATATTTGTCTCGATGAAGTATTTAATTTCCAACATACAGTGTTTAAATTCCCAAaacattggaaatttaaaacATTGCATTGTGAATAAACTAAAAACGATAGTTAGAAACTAAAGTtactataaaaatttaaattataataatttacacCATACATAAtgcaaattataataatttacacCATACATAATGCAAATTACAATAATTTACACCATACATAAtgcaaattataataatttacacCATACATAAtgcaaattataataatttacacCATACATAAtgcaaattataataatttacacCATACATAATGCAAATTACAATAATTTACACCATACATAAtgcaaattataataatttacacCATACATAAtgcaaattataataatttacacCATACATAAtgcaaattataataatttacacCATACATAATGCAAATTACAATAATTTACACCATACATAAtgcaaattataataatttacacCATACATAAtgcaaattataataatttacacCATACATAAtgcaaattataataatttacacCATACATAAtgcaaattataataatttacacCATACATAAtgcaaattataataatttacacCATACATAAtgcaaattataataatttacacCATACATAATGCAAATTATAGTAATCTACGCAGCGTATTCctatcactcactctaccactgatCGAACACATTACCTAGTCTATACTTCTGTTCACATGTCTCTAAggtaacaataaaaacttattttattttattataaatggattcattttgtttttatgtatAATTTAGGTTTTTTGCATTTAGTGTGTTAGACAGTGTCTTTTAGTGCATTTTTAACGTTAAAAGTGATTATGTAATGTATTCATCGTTGTTTTATAGGcctggaacaaattaaacaaaatacaatgtgTTCTTATGGAAATATCTCTTGCCGACATTCGACAGTTTAAACATACAGGTACAAGGTGAACATTGGGCGGATTAACCTTGAATGTCGACAGTTTAAATATACAGGTACAAGGTGAACATTGGGCGGATTAACCTTGAATGTCGACAGTTTAAACATACAGGTACAAGGTGAACATTGGGCGGATTAACCTTGAATGTCGACATTTGACTGTTTAAATAAAGGGAACAAACGCTGCAGAACTGAATGAATGCTTATTTACAACGCGACTGAGCAGAGAAGAGACAGAGAAAGTCAGCTGAGCATACACTGTATATCTCACCAAGCAAATGAGTCCAGATGTTTCCAGTCTCTGTGTGAATTCGAAAAACAGACTTGAAACACTCAAGAAATGATCGGAGTTCTGGTCTATGCCCATGATGTATATATTCGTTGTCTCTCATCCAGTCTGGTAAATGTGCATGATGCACCAGTCTCCACCCAGCCTCGTATATCTATAAAAGACAATGAATTGAACTTTCTGCTAAATCATTTTTCAGAGAACAGATATAAAATTTGGTTTACTACGTTTAGTAATCTTGTTTACTAAGAATTTTGATTGATATGTTGAGGCCAAGTCATTGTGGGTCGAATGCTTGCGCCTCGCTTGGGACTAtttcaagttgaaaaaaattacttGCTTGAACCAACTATAAGTTCATTTAAATTTGACAAATAATTTAACAAGCAAAGAATTGTTGATAAAATATGCTAAACAGAATGTTACCTTAATCTCCAAAATAGGAAAACATCGTCAAATAACCGTATTCCCTAAAAATAACCATTATGACATACTTGTCTATAGTTTTACCAACATTTATCTCTGAAGTCAGTTGAACAAGTCGGCTTAATGAATTTATTCTTCAGAAACAATGAAACGCAATCGGACATACATGTAGTGACGAGTCTGTCTGATGTATGGGAGCGATCAGAGACACAATTTATTATGACTTCGCTCTGCGCTACATTGTGTCACAGAGATGGCGCAAATCTACAACTAATGTTGAACTATTTAGGTTTTTATTACATGAAACGTGAAAAAAAAATCTGAATGATGCAAGAaaaaaaatgaatgcaaaattttTTACGGCCTTATAACATAGCGTGAGAAAATTTGAACAATCCATCgatttttttgacgtcatcaagtcgtttgcacatgcgctcgttcacgaaaaagccgccatatttgtagaaaacgattgttttcttttatttaatagtacctttaggtgttgttttgatgctataataaaaaaattgcaaacaaaagcatcgttttcaaaatatcattgcaaaagcttcatgtttttaacgataaaattgtctataaagatggccgacaacgataaaatgacgtcacgaaaaaacgaaggatacaAGACTACACCACAGGCTAACAAGGTAATCAAAAACCTGAATATCGTATTATCAGATGAAGCTTGTTTCCAAAAGAGTTGACCAATGTGACAAGTTTCTTTTATGAATTAGTGATTTGATGATTTCAAATCAAATCACTAATTCAATCAactaaataactaaatacaatcaaatacttcagcttgATTCAAACTTCACTTGCTACTAAATAAAATGCTCATTTCTACTCAAACTTTGAGTTGGGGACAGACTAAAATCTTTCCACGGAAAAGTTGGCCCAATTTCGCTCTACGTTTTCCTCTAGCTGCTGTAAAAATGTAAATCGAGAAAGACCAACCTTTTCTTTGACAACATGAGCAACCTCCTCCACCTTGTGGGCACCGTGCACTAGTTTGTCATGAAGAGAAGCATTCCGGTCTAGTTTCCCATCTGGATTCTGTGTGTCCTGGGTACaacaaatagaaataaaattataaagaaGCTATAAAGAGCTCCAAAGCGAAGGAAACCCACGACTAAAAAAATTCAACATGCACCAAATATTAAATGGAATACAGGGAGGCTGCCATTTTCAAAAATCTTCACCATGGCTTGCTATTTGCATAAGGTTGCACTT
The genomic region above belongs to Watersipora subatra chromosome 1, tzWatSuba1.1, whole genome shotgun sequence and contains:
- the LOC137403991 gene encoding adiponectin receptor protein-like, which encodes MEVQVERKSQTQLLAAGSSFCDIHEHENDEGIAADGKGLRLRTVPDTPQDTQNPDGKLDRNASLHDKLVHGAHKVEEVAHVVKEKIYEAGWRLVHHAHLPDWMRDNEYIHHGHRPELRSFLECFKSVFRIHTETGNIWTHLLGMVAFIGISSFFISRPNDEVAWEEKAVFSAFFVGAIICLGFSWIFHTVACHSSKVGKFFNKLDYCGISILTVGSFIPWLYYCFYCRLIEKVCYLVLIFTLGSICTVISLLDKFQTPRYRPIRAGMFIALGLSGVIPAMHFVITDGLYEAVHNASLGWLVLMAFCYIFGAVIYAVRIPERIWPGKFDIWFQSHQIFHVFVIAGAMIHYHGITQLANYRLGGGDCLDILAID